Proteins from one Ammospiza nelsoni isolate bAmmNel1 chromosome 34, bAmmNel1.pri, whole genome shotgun sequence genomic window:
- the LOC132085942 gene encoding olfactory receptor 14J1-like, which yields MSNSSSIRHFLLLALADTRQLQLLHFCLLLGISLAALLANGLIISAVACGHHLHTPMFFFLLNLALSDLGMICTTVPKAMHNSLWDTRNISYSGCAVQLFFFVLFLSAEYFLLTIMCYDRYVSICKPLHYRTLLGSRACAHMAEAAWTSGFLNALMNTANTFSLPLCKGNALGQFFCEIPHILKLSCSYSYLRELGLIVIGASLAFGCFVFIVFSYVQIFRAVLRIPSEQGRHKAFSTCLPHLAVLSLFLSTGFFAYLKPSSISSPSLDLALSVLYSVVPPALNPLIYSLRNQELKAAVWRLMTRQCKKH from the coding sequence atgtccaacagcagctccatcaggcacttcctcctgctggcattggcagacacgcggcagctgcagctcctgcacttctgcctcttgctgggcatctccctcgCTGCCCTCCTGGccaacggcctcatcatcagcgccgtagcctgcggccaccacctgcacacgcccatgttcttcttcctgctcaacctggccctcagcgacctgggcATGATCTGCACCAcagtccccaaagccatgcacaattccctctgggacaccaggaacatctcctacTCAGGATGTGCTGTAcagctgtttttctttgtgttatTCCTCTCAGCAGAGTATTTcctcctgaccatcatgtgctacgaccgctatgtgtccatctgcaaacccctgcactacaggaccctcctgggcagcagagcttgtgcccacatggcagaaGCTGCCTGGACCAGTGGCTTTCTAAATGCTCTCATGaacacagccaatacattttcattGCCCCTGTGTAAAGGTAATGCCCTGGGTCaattcttctgtgaaatcccccATATCCTCAAGCTCTCTTGCTCCTACTCCTATCTCAGGGAACTTGGGCTCATTGTGATTGGTGCCAGTTTAGcctttggttgttttgtgttcattgttttctcctatgtgcagatcttcagggctgtgctgaggatcccctctgagcagggacggcacaaagccttttccacctgcctccctcacctggccgTGCTCTCCCTGTTCCTCAGCACTGGCTTTTTTGCCTACCTGAAACCCTCCTCCatttcctccccatccctggatctggccctgtcagttctgtattcggtggtgcctccagccctgaaccccctcatctacagcctgaggaaccaggagctcaaggctgcagtgtggagactGATGACTAGACAATGTAAGAAACATTGA